A genome region from Streptomyces sp. NBC_01296 includes the following:
- a CDS encoding acyl-CoA carboxylase subunit beta, protein MSQPSEPIDMHTTAGKIADLQRRIDEATHAGSARAVEKQHAKGKLTARERVALLLDEGSFVELDEFARHRSTNFGLEKTRPYGDGVVTGYGTVDGRPVAVFSQDFTVFGGALGEVYGQKIMKVMDFALKTGCPLVGINDSGGARIQEGVSALGMYGEIFRRNVHASGVIPQISLIVGPCAGGAVYSPAITDFTVMVDQTSHMFITGPDVIKTVTGEDVGFEELGGARTHNSTSGVAHHMAGDEKDAIEYVKNLLAYLPSNNLSEPPAFPEEADTEVTEADRELDVLIPDSANQPYDMHTVIEHVLDDAEFLETQSLFAPNILTGFGRVEGHPVGIVANQPMQFAGCLDINASEKAARFVRTCDAFNIPVLTFVDVPGFLPGTDQEYNGIIRRGAKLIYAYAEATVPLITVITRKAFGGAYDVMGSKHLGADLNLAWPTAQIAVMGAQGAVNILHRRAIAEAEEAGNAEETRARLIAEYEDALLNPYTAAERGYIDAVTMPSETRAHVVKGLRQLRTKRESLPPKKHGNIPL, encoded by the coding sequence ATGTCACAACCCTCAGAGCCGATCGACATGCACACGACCGCGGGCAAGATCGCGGACCTGCAGCGCCGCATCGACGAAGCCACTCACGCCGGGTCAGCGCGCGCGGTGGAGAAGCAGCACGCCAAGGGGAAGCTGACGGCACGTGAGCGGGTCGCCCTGCTGCTGGACGAGGGGTCTTTCGTCGAGCTCGACGAGTTCGCCCGGCACCGGTCGACCAACTTCGGGCTGGAGAAGACCCGCCCCTACGGCGACGGCGTCGTCACCGGCTACGGCACGGTGGACGGCCGCCCGGTGGCCGTGTTCTCGCAGGACTTCACCGTATTCGGCGGAGCCCTCGGCGAGGTCTACGGCCAGAAGATCATGAAGGTCATGGACTTCGCGCTGAAGACCGGCTGCCCGCTCGTCGGCATCAACGACTCCGGCGGCGCCCGCATCCAGGAGGGTGTCAGCGCGCTGGGCATGTACGGCGAGATCTTCCGCCGCAACGTCCACGCCTCCGGCGTGATCCCGCAGATCAGCCTGATCGTCGGGCCCTGCGCCGGCGGCGCCGTGTACTCCCCCGCCATCACCGACTTCACCGTGATGGTCGACCAGACCTCGCACATGTTCATCACCGGCCCGGACGTCATCAAGACGGTCACCGGCGAGGACGTGGGCTTCGAGGAGCTGGGCGGCGCCCGCACCCACAACTCCACCTCGGGTGTGGCCCACCACATGGCCGGGGACGAGAAGGACGCCATCGAGTACGTCAAGAACCTCCTGGCGTACCTGCCGTCGAACAACCTCTCCGAGCCGCCCGCCTTCCCCGAGGAGGCGGACACCGAGGTCACCGAGGCCGACCGCGAGCTCGACGTCCTGATCCCGGACAGCGCGAACCAGCCGTACGACATGCACACCGTGATCGAGCACGTGCTCGACGACGCGGAGTTCCTGGAGACCCAGTCGCTCTTCGCGCCGAACATCCTCACCGGCTTCGGCCGGGTCGAGGGCCACCCGGTGGGCATCGTCGCCAACCAGCCGATGCAGTTCGCCGGCTGCCTGGACATCAACGCCTCCGAGAAGGCCGCCCGCTTCGTGCGGACCTGCGACGCCTTCAACATCCCGGTGCTGACGTTCGTGGACGTGCCGGGCTTCCTGCCGGGCACGGACCAGGAGTACAACGGAATCATCCGGCGCGGCGCGAAGCTGATCTACGCGTACGCCGAGGCCACCGTCCCCCTGATCACCGTCATCACCCGCAAGGCGTTCGGCGGCGCGTACGACGTCATGGGCTCCAAGCACCTCGGCGCGGACCTGAACCTGGCCTGGCCGACCGCCCAGATCGCCGTCATGGGCGCGCAGGGCGCGGTCAACATCCTGCACCGCCGTGCCATCGCCGAGGCGGAGGAGGCGGGCAACGCCGAGGAGACCCGGGCGCGGCTCATCGCCGAGTACGAGGACGCGCTGCTGAACCCGTACACGGCCGCCGAGCGCGGTTACATCGATGCGGTGACCATGCCGTCCGAGACGCGGGCCCACGTGGTCAAGGGGCTGCGCCAGCTGCGCACCAAGCGCGAGTCCCTGCCCCCGAAGAAGCACGGCAACATCCCCCTGTAG
- a CDS encoding acyl-CoA carboxylase epsilon subunit produces the protein MVIKVVKGNPTPEELAAALAVVQARAAVLASAPSDAPRVADAWSAPARVARRTLPQPGPRAWARTYWPG, from the coding sequence GTGGTGATCAAGGTCGTCAAGGGGAATCCGACGCCCGAGGAGCTGGCCGCCGCACTGGCGGTGGTCCAAGCGCGCGCGGCGGTGCTGGCCTCGGCACCGTCGGACGCGCCGCGGGTGGCGGACGCATGGTCGGCGCCGGCCCGGGTGGCCCGGCGGACGCTGCCGCAGCCGGGGCCGCGCGCGTGGGCCCGTACGTACTGGCCCGGCTAG
- the mmpB gene encoding morphogenic membrane protein MmpB, with protein MLWSDPKNEPPKDMRDAQAMVRRMTLVVVLAMLVVVYVLGVGF; from the coding sequence ATGCTCTGGTCAGACCCGAAGAACGAGCCGCCTAAGGACATGCGCGACGCGCAGGCGATGGTCCGGCGGATGACCCTGGTGGTGGTCCTCGCGATGCTGGTGGTCGTGTACGTGCTGGGCGTGGGCTTCTAG
- a CDS encoding Maf family protein, producing the protein MTAAAQAKAHALVLASASPARLNLLRQAGLAPHVIVSNFDEDALSAESPAELALALAEAKAGVVAALDEAAGALVIGCDSVLELDGEALGKPADAEEATARWKSMRGRAGVLRTGHCVIDTATGRQVSATASTTVRFGEPTDAEVAAYVASGEPLHVAGAFTLDGLSAPFIEGIDGDHGNVIGLSMPLLRSLLAELGVSITDLWA; encoded by the coding sequence ATGACTGCTGCTGCCCAGGCCAAGGCCCACGCCCTCGTTCTCGCCTCCGCCTCACCCGCCCGGCTCAACCTGCTGCGGCAGGCCGGGCTGGCCCCGCACGTGATCGTCAGCAACTTCGACGAGGACGCCCTCAGCGCGGAGAGCCCGGCCGAGCTGGCGCTGGCGCTGGCCGAGGCCAAGGCGGGGGTCGTGGCGGCCCTGGACGAGGCCGCGGGCGCCCTGGTGATCGGCTGCGACTCGGTGCTGGAGCTGGACGGCGAGGCGCTCGGCAAGCCGGCGGACGCCGAGGAGGCCACCGCCCGCTGGAAGTCGATGCGCGGGCGGGCCGGCGTACTGCGCACCGGGCACTGCGTGATCGACACGGCGACCGGGCGTCAGGTTTCGGCCACGGCTTCCACGACGGTCCGGTTCGGCGAGCCGACGGACGCGGAGGTGGCGGCGTACGTGGCGAGCGGCGAGCCGCTGCACGTGGCCGGGGCGTTCACCCTGGACGGGCTGTCGGCGCCGTTCATCGAGGGCATCGACGGCGACCACGGGAACGTCATCGGGCTGTCGATGCCGCTGCTGCGCTCCCTGCTGGCCGAACTGGGCGTGTCCATCACGGATTTGTGGGCTTGA
- a CDS encoding acetyl/propionyl/methylcrotonyl-CoA carboxylase subunit alpha: protein MRKVLIANRGEIAVRVARACRDAGIASVAVYADPDRDALHVRAADEAFALGGDTPAASYLDISKVLQAAADSGADAIHPGYGFLSENADFAQAVLDAGLTWIGPPPQAIRDLGDKVAARHIAQRAGAPLVAGTPDPVSGADEVVEFAKEHGLPIAIKAAFGGGGRGLKVARTLEEVPELYDSAVREAVAAFGRGECFVERYLDKPRHVETQCLADSHGNVVVVSTRDCSLQRRHQKLVEEAPAPFLSEAQNAELYAASKAILKEAGYVGAGTVEFLVGTDGTISFLEVNTRLQVEHPVTEEVTGIDLVREMFRVADGEELGYGDPVLRGHSFEFRINGEDPGRGFLPAPGTVTKFAAPSGPGVRLDAGVESGSVIGPAWDSLLAKLIVTGATREQALQRAARALAEFEVEGMATAIPFHRAVVADPAFTSDPFRVHTRWIETEFVNEIPAFVAPAADDAEDEPGRETVVVEVGGKRLEVSLPSSLGMTLARTAAAGGAKPKRRAAKKSGPAASGDTLASPMQGTIVKVAVEEGQQVNEGDLIVVLEAMKMEQPLNAHRSGTIVGLTAEVGASLTSGATICEIKD from the coding sequence GTGCGCAAGGTGCTCATCGCCAACCGTGGCGAAATCGCTGTCCGCGTTGCTCGGGCCTGCCGGGATGCCGGAATCGCAAGCGTAGCCGTCTACGCCGATCCGGACCGGGACGCTCTGCATGTCCGCGCGGCCGACGAAGCTTTCGCGTTGGGCGGTGACACCCCGGCCGCCAGCTACTTGGACATCTCCAAGGTCCTGCAGGCCGCAGCCGATTCCGGCGCGGACGCCATCCATCCCGGATACGGCTTCCTCTCCGAGAACGCGGACTTCGCTCAAGCCGTGCTCGACGCCGGCCTGACCTGGATCGGCCCGCCGCCGCAGGCCATCCGCGACCTCGGTGACAAGGTCGCCGCCCGGCACATCGCGCAGCGCGCCGGCGCCCCGCTGGTCGCCGGTACGCCGGACCCGGTCTCGGGTGCCGACGAGGTCGTGGAGTTCGCCAAGGAGCACGGCCTGCCGATCGCGATCAAGGCCGCCTTCGGCGGTGGCGGTCGCGGCCTGAAGGTCGCCCGCACCCTCGAAGAGGTGCCGGAGCTCTACGACTCGGCCGTCCGCGAGGCCGTCGCCGCCTTCGGCCGCGGCGAGTGCTTCGTCGAGCGCTACCTCGACAAGCCGCGGCACGTCGAGACCCAGTGCCTGGCCGACAGCCACGGCAACGTGGTCGTCGTCTCCACGCGTGACTGCTCGCTGCAGCGCCGCCACCAGAAGCTGGTGGAGGAGGCTCCCGCGCCGTTCCTCTCCGAGGCCCAGAACGCGGAGCTGTACGCCGCGTCCAAGGCGATCCTGAAGGAAGCCGGCTACGTCGGCGCCGGCACCGTCGAGTTCCTCGTCGGCACGGACGGCACGATCTCCTTCCTCGAGGTCAACACCCGCCTCCAGGTCGAGCACCCGGTCACCGAAGAGGTCACCGGCATCGACCTGGTGCGCGAGATGTTCCGCGTCGCCGACGGCGAGGAGCTCGGCTACGGCGACCCGGTGCTGCGCGGCCACTCGTTCGAGTTCCGCATCAACGGCGAGGACCCGGGCCGCGGCTTCCTGCCGGCCCCGGGCACGGTCACGAAGTTCGCCGCCCCGTCGGGCCCCGGTGTCCGCCTGGACGCGGGCGTCGAGTCCGGCTCGGTCATCGGCCCGGCCTGGGACTCCCTGCTGGCCAAGCTGATCGTCACCGGCGCCACCCGCGAGCAGGCGCTCCAGCGTGCCGCCCGCGCGCTGGCCGAGTTCGAGGTCGAGGGCATGGCCACGGCCATCCCGTTCCACCGCGCGGTCGTCGCCGACCCGGCGTTCACCTCGGACCCCTTCCGGGTGCACACCCGCTGGATCGAGACCGAGTTCGTCAACGAGATCCCGGCGTTCGTGGCTCCGGCCGCGGACGACGCCGAGGACGAGCCGGGCCGCGAGACGGTGGTCGTCGAGGTCGGCGGCAAGCGTCTCGAGGTCTCGCTGCCGTCCTCGCTGGGCATGACCCTGGCACGCACGGCCGCTGCCGGCGGTGCCAAGCCGAAGCGCCGCGCGGCCAAGAAGTCCGGTCCGGCGGCCTCCGGCGACACCCTCGCGTCCCCGATGCAGGGCACGATCGTCAAGGTCGCGGTCGAGGAGGGCCAGCAGGTCAACGAGGGCGACCTGATCGTCGTGCTCGAGGCCATGAAGATGGAGCAGCCGCTGAACGCGCACCGCTCCGGGACGATCGTCGGCCTGACGGCCGAGGTCGGCGCCAGCCTCACCTCCGGCGCCACCATCTGCGAGATCAAGGACTGA
- a CDS encoding DeoR/GlpR family DNA-binding transcription regulator, which produces MVRANGAVSLRELARVVQTSEVTVRRDVRALEAEGLLDRRHGGAVLPGGFTRESGFPQKSHLATAEKTAIADVAAGLVEEGEAVVVGAGTTTQELARRLARVPGLTVVTNSLLVAQALAHANRVEVVMTGGTLRGSNYALVGSGAEQSLQGLRVSRAFLSGSGLTAERGLSTSNMLSASVDRALVQAAAEVVVLADHTKLGTDTMFQTVPTDVMTRLVTDEPPPHDDRAATELQALADQGVQITVAGAVASGGEGMVGRRPRRESPLPVQRRGGPSAQLRSAPASLLEQQNVGDRPRVADMRRR; this is translated from the coding sequence ATGGTGCGGGCCAACGGAGCGGTATCGCTCCGGGAGCTCGCCCGCGTCGTCCAGACCTCCGAAGTGACCGTACGGCGGGACGTGCGGGCGCTGGAGGCAGAAGGACTCCTCGACCGCCGACACGGCGGTGCGGTTTTGCCGGGCGGTTTCACGCGGGAGTCCGGGTTTCCGCAAAAGTCACATCTCGCGACGGCGGAAAAGACCGCCATTGCCGATGTAGCGGCCGGCCTTGTCGAAGAAGGCGAGGCCGTCGTCGTCGGCGCGGGCACCACGACCCAGGAGCTGGCCCGTCGGCTCGCCCGGGTGCCCGGACTGACCGTCGTCACCAACTCGCTGCTGGTCGCGCAGGCTCTGGCCCACGCGAACCGGGTGGAGGTGGTCATGACCGGCGGGACCCTGCGGGGCTCGAACTACGCGCTGGTCGGCAGCGGTGCCGAGCAGTCCCTCCAGGGGCTGCGGGTGTCGCGGGCCTTCCTCTCCGGGAGCGGCCTGACCGCCGAGCGCGGGCTGTCCACGTCCAACATGCTCAGCGCGAGCGTGGACCGGGCGCTGGTGCAGGCCGCGGCGGAAGTGGTGGTGCTGGCCGACCATACGAAGCTCGGGACCGACACCATGTTCCAGACCGTGCCGACGGACGTGATGACCCGTCTGGTCACGGACGAGCCGCCGCCGCACGACGACCGGGCGGCGACGGAACTGCAGGCGCTCGCCGACCAGGGAGTGCAGATCACCGTGGCCGGGGCCGTGGCCTCCGGCGGTGAGGGGATGGTGGGCCGGCGCCCGCGCAGGGAGTCCCCGCTGCCGGTGCAGAGGCGTGGTGGGCCGTCGGCCCAGCTGCGCAGCGCGCCCGCCTCGCTGCTCGAGCAGCAGAACGTCGGGGACCGCCCCCGCGTCGCGGACATGAGGCGCCGCTAG